One segment of Pseudobythopirellula maris DNA contains the following:
- a CDS encoding NAD(P)-dependent alcohol dehydrogenase, with the protein MRAAVYTEYGPPEVVRVIDVNKPTVGKGEMLVRVHATTVNSADWRFRAANPWLIRLFNGLLSPKNQVLGVELAGVVEEVGEPTNGSPPRFKPGDWVFGEVANHGMGAHAEYKRLSQDAPLVATPAGLDHHEAVATPFGALAAIVFLRDKAKLQPGERVLVNGASGAVGVFCVQIAKLLGAEVTAVTSTKNLELVRSLGADHAVDYTQGPALADGERYDLIIDTVGLLDTGHCLAALTPKGRFLPVAFGPSHMLRSIFNRLTGGRPVLCNVAEATLENTEQLAAWLAEGKLRPVIDHRAPLDDISEAHRYAEAGHKVGAVVIDVA; encoded by the coding sequence ATGCGCGCCGCCGTTTACACCGAGTACGGGCCCCCCGAGGTTGTGCGGGTCATCGACGTCAACAAGCCGACCGTCGGCAAAGGCGAGATGCTCGTTCGCGTCCACGCCACCACCGTCAACTCGGCCGACTGGCGGTTCCGCGCCGCAAATCCGTGGCTCATCCGGCTATTCAATGGGCTGCTCAGCCCCAAGAACCAAGTGCTCGGTGTCGAGCTCGCGGGCGTGGTGGAGGAGGTCGGCGAACCGACCAACGGCTCGCCGCCGCGGTTCAAGCCGGGCGACTGGGTCTTTGGCGAGGTGGCCAACCATGGAATGGGGGCCCACGCCGAGTACAAGCGCCTTAGCCAAGACGCCCCGCTCGTCGCTACACCGGCGGGCCTCGACCACCACGAGGCGGTCGCCACCCCCTTCGGCGCCCTCGCCGCCATCGTCTTCTTGCGCGACAAGGCGAAGCTGCAGCCGGGTGAGCGGGTGCTGGTCAACGGCGCGTCGGGCGCCGTCGGCGTGTTCTGCGTGCAGATCGCCAAGCTGCTCGGCGCCGAGGTCACGGCCGTCACCAGCACCAAGAACCTCGAGCTCGTCCGCTCGCTCGGCGCCGACCACGCGGTCGACTACACCCAAGGTCCCGCCCTGGCCGACGGCGAGCGCTACGACCTGATCATCGACACGGTCGGCCTGCTCGACACGGGCCATTGCCTCGCCGCTCTCACGCCCAAAGGGCGGTTCCTGCCGGTCGCCTTCGGGCCGAGCCACATGCTGCGTTCGATCTTCAACCGGCTGACCGGCGGCCGGCCCGTGTTGTGCAACGTGGCCGAGGCCACGCTCGAAAACACCGAGCAGCTGGCCGCCTGGCTCGCCGAGGGCAAGCTCCGGCCGGTTATCGACCACCGGGCGCCGCTCGACGATATCAGCGAGGCCCATCGCTACGCCGAGGCGGGCCACAAGGTTGGCGCCGTCGTGATCGACGTCGCATGA